The nucleotide sequence AGCCCCAGGGCTCCGTGGTTTTGTTGGAATCTAGCACCACCTTGATAACAGCCATCAACGGAATACTCAGAATCATGCCGGGCGTGCCCCACAGGGCGTTGCCTAGAATCAGGGCTAGGATGGCAGCTAGCGGGTTGATGCTTACTTGGGAACCCGTAATCATGGGGGTGATAAAGTTGCCTTCCAGGAACTGCACCGCCACAAACACCCCAACCACACCAGCGGCTTTCAGCGGGGAGCCCGTTTCAACTAGCGTGATAATAGCTGGTAGCGTGGCCCCAATCATAATACCGATGTAGGGAATGATAGCCAGTACCGAGGCGAAAATGGCAAAGAAGATGGCAAATTTCACTCCCAGCGCCAACAGCCCAATAGCGTTGAGAATAGCCACGATGGCAATAACTTTCAACAGGCCAGAAATATAGGCTTGCACCACCGTTTGAATGCTATCCACGGTGTGTAGCACCGAGGTGCGCTTGTCGGGCGTCACGAAGCGGAACATGAATTGCCGCAGATGGTCGCGGTAGAGCAGCAAGCAGAAGATGTAGATAAACACCTGCGCCAGGTTGCCCACCACCGCGGAAGTGGTATTCAGAGTGGTGCCCAAATAAGAGCCGCCTGACTTTTTGAGTGCCTTGATTGAGGAGTCCTTCACCTCTTCCAAGCTCATGGGCTGGTAGCCGAATTTCGAGTGAGCCCATTGCTGTGCGTTGTTGAAAAACTCCATCAGCTTCACTTGCAGTTTGGGTATCTCGTCTTTGAACTGCGTGAGTTGCGAGCCAAAGCCGATAACTATACCTGCAAAAATCAGCACCAGAAACAGCAGGCACAGGATAATGGCCCAAACCCGCCCGACGCGGTGGTCCTCCAGCCAGCGGCACAGCGGCAGCAGCAGCAGCGCGAACAGGGCCGAAAACACAAGCGGCAGCAGAATATCATCAAGAACGCGCAGTGCATATATCAGCAAAACACTTCCCAGCATGAAAAAGGCAAACTGAATAATGGGGGACTGTTTTACTGGGGCACTCACCTTTTGACTGGGAGGAGGTAAATGATGTTGGGTGGAGGGTGGTTGCATATGCTAAAAAAATTGGGAGAGTTGGAAACGAAAAAGTTTGTGTGGTTGGCTGGGTTCGGAAAAAACTAGGGAACGAAGGAGATTGGCGTATGGTTAAAAGAGGATGTTTTGCTAACTTGGCTAGCGAAACAACGCGCGGAAACGGGGGATTTTCTGTGTTATTTTACCTTAAATCTGATTACAAGTTTTCATGATGGCTGAACAGCAAGTACCCACCGCTACCACTCCCGACCACGGCTACAATGAAGACAGTATCCGTTCTTTGGATTGGCGCGAGCATATTCGGCTTCGGCCGGGCATGTACATTGGTAAGCTCGGCGATGGTTCCGCTTACGACGACGGCATTTATGTGTTGGTGAAAGAAGTCATTGACAACTCGATTGACGAGCACATAATGGGCCACGGCCGCACGATTGACATCAAAATATCCGACCACCGCGTGCAGGTGCGCGACTACGGGCGCGGTGTGCCGCTTGGGAAGGTGGTGGATGTAGTAAGTAAGATCAACACAGGCGGCAAATACGATAGTAAGGTCTTCCAGAAGTCTGTGGGCTTAAACGGAGTCGGCACCAAAGCGGTTAATGCGCTTAGCAATTACTTTTTAGTGCAGTCCGTCCGCGAGGGGATGATGAAGTCGGCGGAGTTTTCGCAGGGCAACTTGGTGCAAGACCCCAAGCCGGTGAAAACCAGCCAGCGCAACGGCACGCTCATCACCTTCCAGCCCGACGATACCATTTTCCGTAACTACCGCTTTATCCCGGAGTACCTGGAAAATCAGATCTGGAATTATGTGTACCTGAATGCGGGCCTGACCATCAATTTCAACGGTCAGAAATACTACTCCGAGAACGGGCTGCTCGATTTGCTGGCTCGCAAAATCGACCAGGAAAGCCGCCGCTACGACATCATCCACCTGAAAGGAGAGGATATCGAGCTGGCTCTAACCCACGGCAACGACTACGGCGAAGAGTATTATTCGTTTGTGAACGGGCAATACACCACGCAAGGCGGTACGCACCTCTCGGCTTTTCGCGAGGCAGTGGTCAAAACCCTGCGGGAGTTCTACAAAAAGGAGTATGATGCCGCCGACATTCGGGGTAGCATTGTGGCCGCTATTTCGGTGCGGGTGCAGGAGCCGGTGTTCGAGAGCCAAACCAAAACCAAGCTCGGCTCCATGAATATGGGCCCGGATGGCCCCACCGTGCGGGGCTTCATCCTGGACTTCGTGAAGGAGCACCTCGACAACTTCCTGCGTATGCACCCCGAAACAGCCGATTCGCTGAAGAAGCGCATCGAGCAGAACGAGCGGGAGCGCAAAGACATGGCGGGCGTGAAGAAGCTAGCCAACCAGCGGGCCAAGAAAGCCAACCTGCACAACCGCAAGCTCCGCGACTGCCGTTTCCACCTCGGCGAAGGCAAGCAGGAGCAGGAGGCCCTCACCACGCTCTTTATCACGGAAGGTGACTCGGCTTCGGGGTCCATCACCAAGAGCCGCAACGTGGAAACGGAAGCGGTGTTCAGCTTGCGTGGTAAGCCGCTGAACTGCTTTGGTCTGAAAAAGAAAATCGTGTACGAGAACGAAGAGCTGAACCTGCTACAGCATGCTCTCAACATCGAAGAAGGTATTGAAGGGTTGCGCTACAACCGCGTAGTAGTAGCCACCGATGCCGACGTAGATGGCATGCACATCCGGTTGCTGCTGCTGACCTTCTTTCTCCAGTTCTTCCCCGATTTGGTACGCAATGGGCACGTGTTCATTCTGGAAACTCCGCTTTTCCGCGTCCGCAACAAGAAGAACACCATTTACTGCTACAACGAACAGGAAAAGCAGGCCGCTATGCGCCAACTGGGCCGCAACCCCGAGGTTACGCGCTTTAAGGGCTTGGGTGAGATTTCGCCGGACGAGTTTGGTAAGTTCATTGGCGACAACATCAAGCTAGAGCCTGTGATTCTGCAATCCGACCGTTCGATTCAGCAAGTGCTCAACTATTACATGGGCAAAAATACCCCCGCTCGTCAGGAGTTTATTATTGAAAATCTGCGTTTGGAGAAGGACTTGGTAACGTCCGATGTACTTCCGGTGGCTGAAGTGCCCGAAGAAGACTTGGCGTAATAAGGAAGTAGTGTTGATACGCACCCGAACCTTGCTGCCGGCCCGATCTAGCTTTGGATGGTAAGTGGGAGGGATAAAGTATTTAAAGCATTGCACCTCCGATTAGCAGTCGGAGAGAGGTACAAGAACATTAACGGTGGCAAGTGCCACACCCTACTGTGTCAGAAGAGAAGAACTCCCAAGATCCGAATCAAGAAGAGCAGCCCAACCTGTTTGGTGCCGGTGACTCCTTTGAGTTCGGGTCAGAGCCGGCCACGCCGGCGGATGCCGATGCTGCAGCCGACGATGCCGCACAGTTCGTGGTAAGCGAAACGGGCGAGTTGCTGCTGGCTGAATCGAGCAGCGACGCAGAAACCGTAACGGAGCCCGAGCCCATAACCGAGCAGGCAGAAGAAGAGCCGAAATTTGCGCCGGGCGAAACCATCCATGACGTAGCCACCGTGAACGGCATGTACCAGAACTGGTTTCTGGACTACGCCAGCTACGTGATTCTGGAGCGGGCTGTGCCGGCCATTGAAGATGGCCTCAAGCCCGTGCAGCGCCGCATCCTGCACGCTATGAACGAAATGGATGATGGCCGCTTCAACAAAGTAGCCAACGTCATTGGGCAAACCATGCAGTATCACCCACACGGCGATGCCTCCATCGGCGACGCTATGGTGAACCTGGGCCAGAAGGATTTGCTGATTGAAACGCAGGGCAACTGGGGCGACATTCGCACTGGCGACAGTGCGGCAGCACCCCGCTACATCGAAGCTCGCCTGAGCAAGTTTGCGCTGGAGGTGGTCTTCAACCCCGACATTACGGAGTGGCAGATGAGCTACGACGGCCGCAAGCGCGAGCCGACCACGTTGCCGGTGAAGTTTCCGCTGCTGTTAGCGCAGGGCGTGGAGGGTATTGCGGTGGGCTTGAGCACGAAAATCATGCCCCACAACTTCCGCGAGTTGTGTAAAGCCAGCATTGATGTGCTGCGGGGCCGTGATATTCAGTTGTTTCCCGATTTTCCAACGGGTGGCCTCTGCGACATAAGCAATTACAATTCCGGTCAGCGGGGTGCCAAAATCCGCTTGCGCGCTACCATCGAGAAGGTCGATAAAACCATGCTCGTCATCCGCGACATTCCGTACGGCACCACCACCACGGCGCTGATGGAAAGCATCGTGAAGGCCTCGGAAGCCAACAAAATCAAGATTCGGAAGGTAGTTGACAACACGGCGGCGGCCGTGGAAATCCAGGTGCACTTGCCCGCAGGCGTGTCGCCGGACCTGACCATGGATGCGCTCTACGCCTTCACCGACTGCGAGGTCAGCATTTCGCCCAACACCTGCGTTATTATCGAGGATAAGCCACGCTTTGTGGGCGTAGAAGACATGTTGCGCCTGAGCACCCAGAAAACGGTGCGCTTGCTGGAGCGAGAACTGGAAATCAGACAAGAGGAGCTGCAGGAAAAGTGGCATTCCGCTTCGCTGGAAAAGATTTTCATCGAGAACCGCATCTACCGCAAAATCGAGGAGTGCGAAACCTGGGAAGACATACTCGCCACTATTGATGCCGGCTTAAGAAAGTTTGTGCGCATTGAAGGCGAGAAGCCCAAAGCCAACGACACGCGCCTCGTGCTCCGCCGCGCCATCACCGAAGACGACTTGACGCGCCTGACCGAAATCCGCATCAAGCGCATCAGTAAGTTCGACGGTTTCAAGGCCGAGGAGTACATCTTGCGGTTGGAAACTGAGCTGGCGGAAGTAGCCGACCACTTGGCTAACATCACTCGCTACGCCATTCACTACTTCGAGGGCCTGCTGAAAAAGTACGGCCAGAGCCGGGAGCGTAAAACGCAACTGCGCACCTTCGACGTGGTAACGGCCCAGAAAGTGGCCGTGGCCAACCAGAAGCTGTACGTAAACCGCCAAGATGGCTTTGTAGGCTTCGGTCTGAAAAAAGACAAAGACGATTCGGTGGTGTTTGTGTGTGACTGCTCCGACCTAGATGACATCATCGCCATCAAGCGCGACGGCACGTTTGTAGTAAGCCGGATTGCCGAGAAAACCTTCGTTGGCAAGGACATCCTGCACGTGGGCGTTTACAACAAGAATGACGACCGGATGGTGTACAACATGGTGTACTTGGATGGCGCCAGCGGCATCAGCTTCGCGAAGCGCTTCCTAGTTACGGGCATCACCCGCGACCGTACGTATGACCTGACCAAGGGCACCAAGGGCACCAAAGTGCTGTATCTGACGGCTAACCCTAACTCGGAAAGCGAGATTGTAAGCGTACAGCTCTCCGACAAAGCACCCGCCCGCGTCAAGCAGTTTGATTTCGACTTTGCCGAGCTAGCTATCAAAGGCAAAGGCTCGATGGGCAACATCGTAACCAAGCAGCCAATCAAGAAGATAACCCAGAAAACCTTGGGCGACAGCACCCTAGGCGGACGGGAAGTATTCTTCGACAGCGTGGTAGGCCGCCTCAACCACGCCGGCCACGGCCGCTACCTAGGCGCCTTCGACACCGACGATATGCTGCTGCGAGTGTATAAGGATGGCGCGTATGAATTAACGCCACCTGACCTCTCGTTGCACTTCGATACAGCCAACATGGTGATCTTGCGCAAGTTCGAGCCCGATACGGTAATCAGCGCCGTATATGTCGAAGGTGAGTCCAAGACGCACTATGTAAAGCGCTTCAAAATCGAGACTACGTCGTCTAAGCGCTTCGTCTTTATTTCGGAAACAAAGGGTTCCAAGCTCCTGTGCGCCACTTGCCATCCTGAGCCGCAGGTAGAAATAAAGCTACAGCGCGATAAAAAGGCTGATAAGGAAAATGAAAAGCTTCACCTCCACCAGTTTATTGATGTGAAAGGGTGGAAGGCGATGGGCAACAAGCTGAACTACTTCAAGGTGCACGCCGTGGCGCTGCTCACCGACGAAGGCCCCGAGCCGCAACGCCGCGAAATAAAGAAACGCAGTGCTGCCCCCGCCCCGCGCGCCGCAGCCAGTGAGAGTGACACCGAGGAAGCGGTTCCGCTACCCGAACTAACCGGACCAGTGGACATTTCAGACGCCGATGTAGCGCAAGCTCAGGCCATTCTCAAAACGCCTAAGTCCCAGCTAAAGCTGTTTTAATTTCACTTTTGATGCACGCCCCACCGCAACCCGGTGGGGCGTTGCGTTAGAGGGCTGGCCGGTTCTTAGACAAAGGCACGTTCAGACCACAATGTAGCCGGACAGAAAAAGCCGCATGCACCCAGCATAAGTGGTTGCGAGACGGGAAGTTGCCGTGCCACCAGTGCCGTTTTCACTTGAACTACTAGCATTCTGCCCGTCGTTGTATCCGTAAAAGGGTGGGGTCCGAAAAATAGACAACGCTCTGTTGAGTTACGGAATGCGGTATTTGCCATAAATACCGCACTTTTGGGAGTATTTGCTGTCATGAAGTTGTTTGTTCGTTTGCTTTTGCTGGTGCTGCTGGCGTGGCTGCCTGCCACGCCGGGTGCAGCGCAGTTTCGCAAACCCAAACCCAAGCCAGCGCCCCCAGTGGAGTCGCCGCTTTCGGCGGAGGTGAACAGACTATTGGCAGAAGCCCGGGTGTTGCAACTGCAATACAAAGAATCGGAGGCGCTAGCCAAGTACGAGTTGGTGTTGTCCAAGGCGCCCGCCACCTATGAGGCATTATGGAAGGCTGCTGTGCTGAGCGTCCACATTGGCTCACGCTATACCGACGAAACCCGGAAAATAGCCTATTTCTCTGCCGCTCGGCTCTATTCTAGTCGAGCCTTGGTTATACGCCCTGAAGGCGCCGAGAGCAACTACGTGGAGGCGCTGGCCCTCGCCAATCAGGCAACACTGCTCACTGCCCGTGCCCGGCTGTTAGCGTACAGTGAAATGAAGCCGTACATCTTCAAAGCGGTGGCGCTACGGCCCGACTTTGCGGATGCTTGGCAGCTGTACGGCCGTTGGCACTTCCGCGTCGACCACTATAACTTGCTGGAACGCATTTACAGCCGGTTTTTCTTAGGTGGCACCCCGGGCGATGCAAGTAGTGATATTGCCATCGAAGCTCTAACGCGGGCACATGAGTTGGAGCCGCAGCGCATACAGTTTGCCTACGATTTAGCCAGAATTCATCTGACCCAACAGCACCGTACCCGCGCTATAGCGGCCCTACAAGATGCCATTGAAATCACGCCCGAAACGGCAGAGCAACTAGAAATCAGCCGGCGCTGCCGCAAACTACTGGTGCAGCTCAACCGCAAAATGCTCAAGCAAGTGCAGAACCGTGTGCGTGAGTTAGAGTAAAACGCCAGTCCGAAAAGAACCTGCGCCACCCTGCTTGCACCGAAGGCAAGCGCAGGCTGCGGCACTTCTGCGTGGTTGTGGTCGTTATCTTTGCTACCAGATCTACTCCTGCCTCGAAACTGTGTTGGTGAATTCTTTGTGCTCTTATCTACGCTGGTTACCCGTTGCGGCGCTTGTGAGCCTGGTTTGCTCTTGTGGCACAACGTCCAATGAGGAGATGCCCGAAACAATGGTTAGCCTGGCGACGGTGGAGAGTGGCCCCAAGATCCAGGCCGAAGAGCTAGACGGAGCTATTAGCCGCCAGCCCCGTAATGCCTCGCTGTACGGCCGTCGGGCCGCTTTCCGCCTCGATGCCGGCCAGGTGGAACTAGCGCTGCAAGACATCAACCAAGCTCTCGAACTCGACGATGCTCCGGGTGAGTTTTATTTCACAAAATCCCGTGCCCTCCGGGCCCAAAGCAAGTACAAAGCTGCTTTGGAAGCTGCCGACGACGCTTCGCAGCATGGCTATGCGTCGGCAGAGCTGAATCTGCTGGTTGGCGAAACGTACCTGGCCTCGCGCGAATACCAAACGGCCATCGACTACCTCGACCGCGCCTTGCAGCAGCAACCCGACCATTCTGCCGCTTTGTTTTACAAGGGTGTGGCCTACGTAGGACTGCAAGACACTGTACAGGCGCTTGACTATTTGCGGGCCAGTTTGGCGCGTGACCCTCGCCAGCCCGAAACGTTGCACCAATTGGCTTTTCTCTCCAACGCGTACCGGCAACCCGCTATGGCTGCCATCTACGCCACTCGGGGATTGAAGCTTGCACCCACGTACGGCCCTCTTTTGTACGACTACGGCCGGCAATTTGAATTGCAGAACCTACCGGATAGTGCCACCCGCATCTACGCCAAAGTAGTACAACTTGACACCACCTTCTACCGGGCTGATTATCGGTTGGGATTAGCCGCATACAAGAAACGGAATTACGCAGTAGCCATTACGCACTTGCAGCGAGCATTGCGCCGCTCTGCGCGACTGGCCGATGCCCGTCAGATGTTGGCTGAAAGCTTCGAGAGCCTCAGCCGGTACGCGGAGGCAGCCGATCAGTATCGGTTGCTGGTTGCGGAAAACCCAGGTAACCGCCACTGGACGTACAAGGCGTGGAAGGTAGGAAACCGGGCCCGTGGTGTCATCGTGGATGAAACCCCGCGGCAGGCAGCAGCGCCAGAAGAACAATTGGAGCCTATTTCCGCTCTGCGCCCTCGGCTCTAGCAGCAGACTACAAGCCCAATTCCGTTTTCATCCCTGTAATACAATGAATTTAGTATGAACTGCTTTTAAGCTGGTCATACTAGCAGGCACGGTGCACTGACACTAGTTGAGAAGGCGAGAAGAGTAGGCCGGTATTCTCAACAAGATGCTGCTTGCACTCAGCAAGACCGCCTTTTCCGCTAACTTGCGGCCTCACGCTGTTTGTATAGCTAATTCCTCTATTTCATGATTGACATCACGCTTCCCGACGGCTCGGTGCGCCAGTTTGTAGATGGCGCCACGGGCTACGATGTAGCTTCCAGTATCAGTGAAGGCTTGGCCCGCAATGCGCTAGGCGTACGCGTAAATGGCGAAGTGCGCGACTTGCACCGCCCCATTGGCCAAAATGCCAACCTGGAAATCCTAACCTGGAACGACCAGGACGGCAAGTCCGCCTTCTGGCACTCGTCGGCTCACTTGCTGGCGGAAGCCCTCGAAGCGCTATATCCTGGCGTGAAACTTGGCATCGGCCCAAGCATCGAGAATGGCTTCTACTACGACATTGACTTGGGCGAGGGCCGCACTATCTCCACCGATGACTTCCCGGAAATCGAGAAGAAAATGCTGGAACTGGCCAAGCAGAAAAGCCAGTATGAGCGCCGTGAGGTAAGCAAGGCCGACGCCATTGCGTATTTCACGGAAAAGGCCGACCCGTATAAACTAGACTTGTTGGAGCGCCTTGAAGACGGCTCCATCACCTTCTATACGCAAGGCAACTTCACCGACCTTTGCCGGGGCCCACATATTCCGGATACCAGCCCTATTAAGGCAGTTAAGCTGTTGAACGTGGCCGGGGCTTATTGGCGCGGCGACGAAAAGAACAAGCAGCTCACGCGTATCTACGGCATCACGTTCCCCAAAGCCAAAGAGCTAACGGAGTATCTTGAGCGGCTGGAAGAGGCCAAGCGCCGTGACCACCGCAAGCTGGGCAAAGAGCTAGAGCTGTTTGCGTTTTCCGACAAAGTAGGAGCCGGGCTGCCCTTGTGGCTGCCCAAAGGCACGATGTTGCGCGAGCGGCTAGAGCAGTTTCTGCGCAAAGCACAAGTGAAAGCTGGCTATCAGCCCGTCGTGACCCCGCACATTGGGGCCAAAGACCTGTACGTAACTAGCGGCCACTACGAGAAGTACGGCGCCGACTCGTTTCAGCCCATCAAGACACCCAACCCGGGCGAGGAATTTTTCCTGAAGCCCATGAACTGCCCGCATCATTGCGAGATCTACAAGACTAAGCCCCGTTCGTACCGCGACCTGCCGTTGCGCCTGGCGGAGTTTGGCACCGTGTATCGTTACGAGCAGAGCGGCGAACTACACGGCCTGACTCGTGTGCGCGGTTTCACGCAAGATGACGCCCACATTTTCTGCCGCCCCGACCAGGTGAAGGAAGAGTTCCTGAAAGTAATCGACATCGTGCTGTACGTGCTGAAGGCGCTGGACTTTCCTGAGTTCACGGCCCAGATTTCGCTTCGTGACCCAGAAAACAAGACCAAGTACATCGGGTCCGACGAAAACTGGTCTCGCGCCGAATCGGCCATTCAGGAAGCTGCCGCTGAGAAAGGCCTCACTACCGTAACTGAGTTAGGCGAGGCGGCTTTCTACGGTCCTAAGCTCGACTTCATGGTGCGCGATGCCCTCGGCCGCAAGTGGCAGCTGGGGACTATTCAGGTGGATTACAATTTACCTGAACGTTTCGATTTGGAATATGTGGCTCCCGACAACTCGCGGCAGCGCCCTGTCATGATTCACCGGGCTCCGTTCGGTTCGCTGGAGCGCTTTGTAGCGGTGTTGATTGAGCACTGTGCCGGCAACTTCCCACTGTGGCTTTCGCCCGAGCAATTTGCCGTGCTGCCTATCTCCGAAAAGTATCATGACTATGCGCAGCAGGTATACGATGCGCTGTTGCAGGCAGAACTACGCGGAAACGTGGATCACCGCGACGAAAAAATTGGTCGTAAAATCCGCGACGCCGAAGTGTCGAAAGTGCCTTACATGCTCATAGTAGGGGAGAAAGAGCAGGAAAACGGTATTGTGTCAGTGCGTAAACATGGAGAAGGCGACGTCGGCTCAATGCCGATTGCCGACTTTATTAAGAGCTTTCAGACCCAAGTGGCAGACATGATGGACGGCAAAGCCGTATAAAGACTGCTACAAGACAACCATCAGTCGGATTTGCTATCGAGCAGATCCGACTGATGGCCTTTAAAGGCATACATTTTATTGCGCTCAGCGGCAATTTTATATAGCCTTTTTTGAGCGTTTGGAAAAAATGGCGGATATTTACCCGCTGATTGAACCCATTGAGCGTAGCTCGTGTCGTTTAAATCTTAGAAAAGAACTTTTTAGCTCACCCTCAAGATAACCAAGCCATAGCTACCCCAAACCGCCGCTATATTCCTCGCGCTCAGGTCGAGGAGCCGTTTAAAATCAATCAGAAGATTACGGCTCGGGAAGTGCGCCTCGTCGGTGATAACATCGAACAAGGCATCTATTCAATTGATCAAGCTAGGCGCTTCGCGCAGGAGCAGAATCTCGACCTTGTGGAGATTTCGCCTACTGCTGTCCCGCCTGTTTGCCGCGTTATCGACTACTCTAAATTCAAATATGAGCAGAAGAAAAAAACGCGTGAGCTAAAAGCCAAGCAGACGAAGGTCATTCTGAAAGAAATCCGTTTCGGCCCCAACACCGACGACCACGACTTTGCCTTCAAATTGAAGCACGCACAGGAATTCTTGCGCGAAGGCGCGAAAATCAAAGCGTACGTGCATTTCGTTGGCCGGAGTATTGTCTTCAAAGAACGAGGCGAGATTCTATTGCTCAAGTTTGCTCAGGCCCTCGAGGATCTGGCCAAAGTAGAGCAACTGCCCAAGCTGGAAGGCAAGCGTATGTTTTTGTACCTCGCTCCGAAAGTAGTGGCTCCTGCTAAACCAAAGCCTGCTGCTCCTGCGGCTCCCAAAGAAGCAGGTAAGGAAAAGGCGGGTCAGCCGGCACCGAAAGCTGCCACGCAGCCTGCTTCTGAATAACTAGATTTTTTGCGTGGTTTCGACCACTTTTTATGCTGGCGCACCGGCCCTAGGCAGCCGACCGCCGCAGTTTTTTCACCTTTTACTACCTCCACAATGCCGAAAATGAAAACGAAGTCCGGCGCCAAGAAGCGTTTCACGCTGACCGGAACGGGCAAAATCAAGCGTAAGCACGCTTTCAAGAGCCACATCTTGACCAAAAAGACCACCAAGCAAAAGCGTAACCTCACGCACGTAACCTTGGTAAGCTCGGCGGACATGAACCGTGTGAAAGACATGCTTAACATGTAATTTCGAGAGTTACTTGTTGATGTTTGTCTTTTAGTTTCAACGCCAACAAGTAGCACACAGAAGTTACTCATCA is from Hymenobacter tibetensis and encodes:
- the rpmI gene encoding 50S ribosomal protein L35 — protein: MPKMKTKSGAKKRFTLTGTGKIKRKHAFKSHILTKKTTKQKRNLTHVTLVSSADMNRVKDMLNM
- a CDS encoding tetratricopeptide repeat protein, producing the protein MKLFVRLLLLVLLAWLPATPGAAQFRKPKPKPAPPVESPLSAEVNRLLAEARVLQLQYKESEALAKYELVLSKAPATYEALWKAAVLSVHIGSRYTDETRKIAYFSAARLYSSRALVIRPEGAESNYVEALALANQATLLTARARLLAYSEMKPYIFKAVALRPDFADAWQLYGRWHFRVDHYNLLERIYSRFFLGGTPGDASSDIAIEALTRAHELEPQRIQFAYDLARIHLTQQHRTRAIAALQDAIEITPETAEQLEISRRCRKLLVQLNRKMLKQVQNRVRELE
- a CDS encoding DNA gyrase/topoisomerase IV subunit A, which gives rise to MTEQAEEEPKFAPGETIHDVATVNGMYQNWFLDYASYVILERAVPAIEDGLKPVQRRILHAMNEMDDGRFNKVANVIGQTMQYHPHGDASIGDAMVNLGQKDLLIETQGNWGDIRTGDSAAAPRYIEARLSKFALEVVFNPDITEWQMSYDGRKREPTTLPVKFPLLLAQGVEGIAVGLSTKIMPHNFRELCKASIDVLRGRDIQLFPDFPTGGLCDISNYNSGQRGAKIRLRATIEKVDKTMLVIRDIPYGTTTTALMESIVKASEANKIKIRKVVDNTAAAVEIQVHLPAGVSPDLTMDALYAFTDCEVSISPNTCVIIEDKPRFVGVEDMLRLSTQKTVRLLERELEIRQEELQEKWHSASLEKIFIENRIYRKIEECETWEDILATIDAGLRKFVRIEGEKPKANDTRLVLRRAITEDDLTRLTEIRIKRISKFDGFKAEEYILRLETELAEVADHLANITRYAIHYFEGLLKKYGQSRERKTQLRTFDVVTAQKVAVANQKLYVNRQDGFVGFGLKKDKDDSVVFVCDCSDLDDIIAIKRDGTFVVSRIAEKTFVGKDILHVGVYNKNDDRMVYNMVYLDGASGISFAKRFLVTGITRDRTYDLTKGTKGTKVLYLTANPNSESEIVSVQLSDKAPARVKQFDFDFAELAIKGKGSMGNIVTKQPIKKITQKTLGDSTLGGREVFFDSVVGRLNHAGHGRYLGAFDTDDMLLRVYKDGAYELTPPDLSLHFDTANMVILRKFEPDTVISAVYVEGESKTHYVKRFKIETTSSKRFVFISETKGSKLLCATCHPEPQVEIKLQRDKKADKENEKLHLHQFIDVKGWKAMGNKLNYFKVHAVALLTDEGPEPQRREIKKRSAAPAPRAAASESDTEEAVPLPELTGPVDISDADVAQAQAILKTPKSQLKLF
- a CDS encoding tetratricopeptide repeat protein codes for the protein MPETMVSLATVESGPKIQAEELDGAISRQPRNASLYGRRAAFRLDAGQVELALQDINQALELDDAPGEFYFTKSRALRAQSKYKAALEAADDASQHGYASAELNLLVGETYLASREYQTAIDYLDRALQQQPDHSAALFYKGVAYVGLQDTVQALDYLRASLARDPRQPETLHQLAFLSNAYRQPAMAAIYATRGLKLAPTYGPLLYDYGRQFELQNLPDSATRIYAKVVQLDTTFYRADYRLGLAAYKKRNYAVAITHLQRALRRSARLADARQMLAESFESLSRYAEAADQYRLLVAENPGNRHWTYKAWKVGNRARGVIVDETPRQAAAPEEQLEPISALRPRL
- the thrS gene encoding threonine--tRNA ligase, giving the protein MIDITLPDGSVRQFVDGATGYDVASSISEGLARNALGVRVNGEVRDLHRPIGQNANLEILTWNDQDGKSAFWHSSAHLLAEALEALYPGVKLGIGPSIENGFYYDIDLGEGRTISTDDFPEIEKKMLELAKQKSQYERREVSKADAIAYFTEKADPYKLDLLERLEDGSITFYTQGNFTDLCRGPHIPDTSPIKAVKLLNVAGAYWRGDEKNKQLTRIYGITFPKAKELTEYLERLEEAKRRDHRKLGKELELFAFSDKVGAGLPLWLPKGTMLRERLEQFLRKAQVKAGYQPVVTPHIGAKDLYVTSGHYEKYGADSFQPIKTPNPGEEFFLKPMNCPHHCEIYKTKPRSYRDLPLRLAEFGTVYRYEQSGELHGLTRVRGFTQDDAHIFCRPDQVKEEFLKVIDIVLYVLKALDFPEFTAQISLRDPENKTKYIGSDENWSRAESAIQEAAAEKGLTTVTELGEAAFYGPKLDFMVRDALGRKWQLGTIQVDYNLPERFDLEYVAPDNSRQRPVMIHRAPFGSLERFVAVLIEHCAGNFPLWLSPEQFAVLPISEKYHDYAQQVYDALLQAELRGNVDHRDEKIGRKIRDAEVSKVPYMLIVGEKEQENGIVSVRKHGEGDVGSMPIADFIKSFQTQVADMMDGKAV
- a CDS encoding DNA topoisomerase IV subunit B, whose translation is MAEQQVPTATTPDHGYNEDSIRSLDWREHIRLRPGMYIGKLGDGSAYDDGIYVLVKEVIDNSIDEHIMGHGRTIDIKISDHRVQVRDYGRGVPLGKVVDVVSKINTGGKYDSKVFQKSVGLNGVGTKAVNALSNYFLVQSVREGMMKSAEFSQGNLVQDPKPVKTSQRNGTLITFQPDDTIFRNYRFIPEYLENQIWNYVYLNAGLTINFNGQKYYSENGLLDLLARKIDQESRRYDIIHLKGEDIELALTHGNDYGEEYYSFVNGQYTTQGGTHLSAFREAVVKTLREFYKKEYDAADIRGSIVAAISVRVQEPVFESQTKTKLGSMNMGPDGPTVRGFILDFVKEHLDNFLRMHPETADSLKKRIEQNERERKDMAGVKKLANQRAKKANLHNRKLRDCRFHLGEGKQEQEALTTLFITEGDSASGSITKSRNVETEAVFSLRGKPLNCFGLKKKIVYENEELNLLQHALNIEEGIEGLRYNRVVVATDADVDGMHIRLLLLTFFLQFFPDLVRNGHVFILETPLFRVRNKKNTIYCYNEQEKQAAMRQLGRNPEVTRFKGLGEISPDEFGKFIGDNIKLEPVILQSDRSIQQVLNYYMGKNTPARQEFIIENLRLEKDLVTSDVLPVAEVPEEDLA
- a CDS encoding AI-2E family transporter, which translates into the protein MLGSVLLIYALRVLDDILLPLVFSALFALLLLPLCRWLEDHRVGRVWAIILCLLFLVLIFAGIVIGFGSQLTQFKDEIPKLQVKLMEFFNNAQQWAHSKFGYQPMSLEEVKDSSIKALKKSGGSYLGTTLNTTSAVVGNLAQVFIYIFCLLLYRDHLRQFMFRFVTPDKRTSVLHTVDSIQTVVQAYISGLLKVIAIVAILNAIGLLALGVKFAIFFAIFASVLAIIPYIGIMIGATLPAIITLVETGSPLKAAGVVGVFVAVQFLEGNFITPMITGSQVSINPLAAILALILGNALWGTPGMILSIPLMAVIKVVLDSNKTTEPWGFLLGDTAEGEDSVKPGNQTPGFVGRLWARLRGAPS